From Vitis vinifera cultivar Pinot Noir 40024 chromosome 5, ASM3070453v1, the proteins below share one genomic window:
- the LOC100853873 gene encoding protein FAR1-RELATED SEQUENCE 5, with protein METLIEDKVVTTESSAGGESGLCEVDTNQEPYEGLLFESEEAARAFYEEYARRVGFLTRIISSRKSERDGSIISRRLACNKEGFNLNSQKTGRVRIRKRESKREGCMAMILVKREKLGKWVVTKFVREHNHPLVISSGNSRPTPDEKDRKIRELSSELHRANQRLAACREQLRTFMTYIEEHTQSLSRTVENVVHNIREIESEDQ; from the exons ATGGAGACCCTTATAGAAGACAAAGTTGTAACTACAGAAAGTTCTGCCGGAGGGGAATCTGGTTTATGTGAAGTTGACACAAATCAAGAACCATACGAGGGTTTGTTATTTGAATCAGAAGAAGCTGCCAGAGCATTCTATGAAGAATATGCAAGGCGGGTAGGATTTTTAACACGCATCATATCATCACGTAAGTCAGAGCGTGATGGGTCAATTATATCTCGTCGACTTGCATGCAATAAAGAGGGATTTAACCTCAACAGTCAAAAGACAGGGCGTGTTCGAATTCGAAAACGAGAGAGCAAACGAGAAGGTTGCATGGCGATGATTTTGGTGAAGAGGGAGAAGCTTGGGAAATGGGTTGTTACAAAATTTGTGAGGGAGCATAATCATCCATTAGTAATTTCTTCAGGAAATAGTCGGCCAACCCCA GATGAGAAGGATAGGAAGATTCGAGAGCTATCTTCAGAGCTACACCGTGCAAATCAACGATTAGCAGCATGTAGAGAACAGCTACGCACGTTTATGACATACATCGAGGAACACACGCAGTCCCTGTCAAGAACAGTAGAAAACGTTGTTCACAACATCAGGGAAATAGAATCCGAAGATCAATAG
- the LOC100245844 gene encoding protein FAR1-RELATED SEQUENCE 5, with protein MLAFIIIIIIIFSAAVAALTFSGSHSSTWAHRHLLRSRASIFPTSFLHRSIMENPSSLGFDSDESDPDMQAEAYEDHERIEDKLPNNLDLCAGEDDKIVEQSVINREVLEPYIGMEFNSRDEAREFYVAYGRRTGFTVRIHHNRRSRVNNQVIGQDFVCSKEGFRAKKYVYRKDRVLPPPPITREGCQAMIRLALRDGAKWVVTKFVKEHSHKLMSPSKVPWRGSGKHLVSEDEKDKRIRELSLELNNERQKCKRRCAAYEEQLNMILKDLEKHTEHMSRKVSDIVQSIREIEEEQSEDSDKEWS; from the exons ATGTTAgctttcatcatcatcatcatcatcatcttctctgCTGCTGTTGCTGCTCTCACTTTCAGTGGGTCCCACTCCTCCACCTGGGCCCACCGCCATCTTCTTCGATCTAGGGCTTCAATTTTCCCAACTTCGTTTCTCCACAG GAGCATAATGGAGAATCCATCTTCTTTAGGGTTTGATTCAGATGAAAGCGACCCGGATATGCAAGCTGAAGCCTATGAAGACCATGAAAGAATAGAAGATAAGCTTCCAAATAATTTGGATTTATGTGCAGGTGAAGATGACAAGATAGTAGAACAATCTGTTATAAACAGGGAAGTGTTGGAACCATACATAGGAATGGAGTTCAACTCAAGAGATGAAGCTAGAGAGTTTTATGTTGCCTATGGTAGGCGTACTGGTTTCACTGTACGCATACATCATAATCGCCGTTCACGAGTAAACAATCAGGTTATTGGTCAAGATTTTGTTTGTTCAAAAGAAGGTTTTCGTGCAAAGAAGTATGTATACAGAAAAGATAGAGTTCTTCCTCCACCACCAATCACCCGAGAAGGATGTCAGGCAATGATAAGGCTTGCTCTAAGGGATGGAGCAAAATGGGTTGTCACCAAGTTTGTGAAAGAGCATAGTCATAAATTAATGAGTCCTAGTAAAGTTCCATGGAGGGGATCCGGAAAACATTTAGTCAGTGAG GACGAGAAGGATAAGAGAATCAGAGAACTATCCCTTGAGTTGAACAATGAGAGGCAAAAATGTAAACGACGGTGTGCTGCATATGAAGAACAgttaaatatgattttgaaagatttggagaaacACACAGAACACATGTCAAGAAAGGTTTCTGATATAGTACAGAGCATAAGAGAAATCGAGGAGGAACAATCAGAAGACTCTGACAAAGAATGGAGTTAG
- the LOC100250984 gene encoding protein FAR1-RELATED SEQUENCE 5 isoform X2, giving the protein MASTSGQGFNPSRNYRRWLDETFDGHETAEDELSDSLDGNDDMVQQSIDNLPVSLEPLEPCVGMEFESAEDAREFYEMYGRRMGFTIRNNRTRRSLKDNSIIGREFVCSKEGFRVEKYANREHRILPSRPITREGCNAMLRIAAKDEGKWAIYGFVKEHNHELNPSKMPPRRSHRIAFCEDQKDLKIRELSTELHRERKKSAAYQEQLQTILKYIEEHTHRLSLKVEIVVNNLRELESEEQDCSDSD; this is encoded by the exons ATGGCAAGCACCTCGGGCCAGGGATTTAATCCAAGCAGGAACTATAGGCGTTGGCTAGATGAGACATTTGATGGCCATGAAACGGCAGAGGATGAGCTATCAGATAGTCTGGATGGAAATGATGATATGGTTCAACAATCTATTGATAATTTACCTGTAAGTTTGGAACCTTTAGAACCATGTGTTGGCATGGAGTTTGAATCAGCAGAGGATGCTAGAGAATTTTATGAGATGTATGGTAGGCGTATGGGATTTACAATCCGGAACAATCGTACTCGTCGTTCACTTAAAGACAACTCCATAATTGGTCGGGAGTTTGTTTGTTCAAAAGAAGGTTTTCGTGTAGAAAAATATGCAAACAGAGAACATAGAATTCTTCCATCGAGGCCGATCACCAGAGAAGGATGTAATGCAATGTTGAGGATTGCTGCAAAGGATGAAGGAAAATGGGCTATATATGGTTTTGTAAAAGAGCATAATCATGAACTGAATCCTAGCAAAATGCCACCACGACGGTCGCATAGAATTGCATTTTGTGAG GATCAAAAGGATCTAAAAATCCGAGAACTGTCCACAGAGCTGCATCGGGAGAGAAAAAAATCTGCTGCTTATCAAGAGCAGCTACAGACGATTTTGAAATACATTGAGGAGCACACTCATCGGTTATCATTAAAAGTTGAAATAGTAGTTAATAATTTGAGGGAACTTGAATCTGAAGAGCAAGACTGTTCTGATTCTGACTAA
- the LOC100261223 gene encoding uncharacterized protein LOC100261223 isoform X1 — protein sequence MGNKEDEEFYRKIQILSRKELQGLCRIYGLPSDTSVDDLVKLMLSSLERKSVSSISSGDKSSGTKELPLPASSTPQLQRGTQLKSRVEAGKVSCGIIVSRPREEDNNEKYSQTGCKELGICMVAETCTKASGKEISEGFGSSRNTLQETSHSQIVTLRDESGFNSKKDSPKMRSGKNCFDHAREGGAGDFPPIQHRDINIGASSGESASASSTKAPSSLFEYHVRSDEGINLYVDLNSGSSYWTNRLKNEVYVCRHESNQRFQGIHQDLGQRLVASARHDKNLSLWNKLSGCGANDGHVETGSLPSSNLRENGLMEDTPGVDDGSFRSGEVQACSIAVETLGSPEEDQAILLSSRPSSDVQNHMISGTKTCSEDGETTTLNSSVCSFSKVKSTSNSVANSTSDGPKSFNAGEHQNSKLCTEICENSTLQNTSNIVNPSVASGSVEMRLSEDVNHCTSASFSPCGNGGVLHLVNPMHKAETEHGGLANSNVPNQETCRKHLASGAEEREGGTNLAKGTNSIETLQFGNSLDKTCLKSDSSDSIEGLHRKRKHNDGEFHSSTEHLSGEVLPRRSTRLVSK from the exons ATGGGGAATAAGGAAGACGAGGAGTTCTATCGCAAGATCCAAATCCTCTCAAGGAAAGAGCTTCAAGGTTTGTGCAGGATTTATGGTCTGCCTTCAGATACTTCAGTTGATGATTTGGTGAAATTGATGCTCTCTTCCTTAGAG AGAAAAAGTGTGAGCTCGATATCCTCTGGGGATAAATCAAGTGGGACTAAAGAGCTCCCCCTTCCTGCATCTTCAACACCACAACTACAACGTGGAACACAGTTAAAATCTAGGGTGGAAGCTGGAAAAG TTAGCTGTGGGATCATCGTCTCTCGTCCAAGAGAGGAGGATAACAATGAGAAGTATTCCCAAACTGGATGCAAAGAACTGGGGATTTGCATGGTGGCTGAGACTTGTACTAAG GCATCAGGTAAGGAAATTTCTGAAGGCTTTGGTTCTTCAAGAAATACTCTCCAAGAGACATCCCATTCACAAATTGTTACCCTACGTGATGAGAGTGGTTTTAACTCTAAAAAGGATTCCCCAAAAATGAGGTCTGGTAAGAATTGTTTTGATCATGCAAGAGAGGGTGGGGCAGGTGATTTCCCCCCAATTCAACATAGAGACATAAATATTGGTGCATCTTCTGGAGAAAGTGCCTCTGCTTCCTCTACAAAAGCTCCATCCTCTTTGTTTGAGTATCATGTCAGGTCAGATGAGGGGATTAATCTTTATGTTGACTTGAATTCAGGCTCATCATATTGGACCAACAGGTTGAAAAATGAGGTGTATGTTTGTCGACATGAGAGTAATCAAAGGTTTCAAGGTATTCATCAGGATCTTGGGCAGAGACTAGTTGCTAGTGCTAGACATGACAAAAATTTGTCTCTCTGGAATAAACTTTCAGGCTGTGGAGCAAATGATGGCCATGTAGAAACTGGATCTTTGCCAAGttcaaatttgagagaaaatggtCTCATGGAGGATACTCCAGGTGTTGATGATGGGTCATTTAGGTCTGGTGAGGTACAAGCATGTAGCATTGCTGTAGAAACATTGGGGAGTCCGGAGGAAGATCAAGCAATTCTGTTATCATCAAGACCTAGTTCTGATGTACAGAACCATATGATTTCTGGTACTAAAACCTGTTCCGAAGATGGGGAAACAACAACTCTTAATTCAAGCGTTTGTTCTTTTTCCAAGGTAAAATCAACCAGTAACTCTGTTGCAAACTCAACATCAGATGGCCCAAAAAGTTTCAATGCAGGGGAGCATCAAAATTCAAAGCTTTGTACTGAAATTTGTGAGAATTCAACCCTGCAGAACACTTCCAATATTGTGAATCCTAGTGTGGCAAGTGGTTCTGTGGAGATGCGGTTATCTGAAGATGTAAATCACTGCACAAGTGCCTCATTTTCTCCTTGTGGAAATGGTGGAGTCCTGCATTTGGTCAATCCAATGCACAAGGCGGAAACCGAACATGGTGGACTTGCCAACTCCAATGTGCCTAATCAGGAAACTTGCAGGAAACATCTAGCTTCAGGGGCTGAAGAACGG GAAGGTGGGACCAATCTTGCCAAAGGAACAAACAGTATAGA AACATTGCAATTTGGCAATTCTTTGGACAAGACTTGTTTGAAGTCTGATAGTTCAGATTCAATTGAAGGACTTCACAGAAAGAGGAAACATAATGATGGTGAATTTCATAGCAGCACAGAGCATCTCTCTGGAGAGGTCCTTCCCAGACGATCCACACGGCTAGTCTCCAAG
- the LOC100250984 gene encoding protein FAR1-RELATED SEQUENCE 5 isoform X1: MASTSGQGFNPSRNYRRWLDETFDGHETAEDELSDSLDGNDDMVQQSIDNLPVSLEPLEPCVGMEFESAEDAREFYEMYGRRMGFTIRNNRTRRSLKDNSIIGREFVCSKEGFRVEKYANREHRILPSRPITREGCNAMLRIAAKDEGKWAIYGFVKEHNHELNPSKMPPRRSHRIAFCEDMRGHHWYGYVISCTSLLFNTCPKDQKDLKIRELSTELHRERKKSAAYQEQLQTILKYIEEHTHRLSLKVEIVVNNLRELESEEQDCSDSD, from the exons ATGGCAAGCACCTCGGGCCAGGGATTTAATCCAAGCAGGAACTATAGGCGTTGGCTAGATGAGACATTTGATGGCCATGAAACGGCAGAGGATGAGCTATCAGATAGTCTGGATGGAAATGATGATATGGTTCAACAATCTATTGATAATTTACCTGTAAGTTTGGAACCTTTAGAACCATGTGTTGGCATGGAGTTTGAATCAGCAGAGGATGCTAGAGAATTTTATGAGATGTATGGTAGGCGTATGGGATTTACAATCCGGAACAATCGTACTCGTCGTTCACTTAAAGACAACTCCATAATTGGTCGGGAGTTTGTTTGTTCAAAAGAAGGTTTTCGTGTAGAAAAATATGCAAACAGAGAACATAGAATTCTTCCATCGAGGCCGATCACCAGAGAAGGATGTAATGCAATGTTGAGGATTGCTGCAAAGGATGAAGGAAAATGGGCTATATATGGTTTTGTAAAAGAGCATAATCATGAACTGAATCCTAGCAAAATGCCACCACGACGGTCGCATAGAATTGCATTTTGTGAG GATATGCGAGGACACCATTGGTATGGATATGTGATTTCTTGTACAAGCCTCTTGTTCAACACATGCCCCAAG GATCAAAAGGATCTAAAAATCCGAGAACTGTCCACAGAGCTGCATCGGGAGAGAAAAAAATCTGCTGCTTATCAAGAGCAGCTACAGACGATTTTGAAATACATTGAGGAGCACACTCATCGGTTATCATTAAAAGTTGAAATAGTAGTTAATAATTTGAGGGAACTTGAATCTGAAGAGCAAGACTGTTCTGATTCTGACTAA
- the LOC100261223 gene encoding uncharacterized protein LOC100261223 isoform X2: MGNKEDEEFYRKIQILSRKELQGLCRIYGLPSDTSVDDLVKLMLSSLERKSVSSISSGDKSSGTKELPLPASSTPQLQRGTQLKSRVEAGKVSCGIIVSRPREEDNNEKYSQTGCKELGICMVAETCTKASGKEISEGFGSSRNTLQETSHSQIVTLRDESGFNSKKDSPKMRSGKNCFDHAREGGAGDFPPIQHRDINIGASSGESASASSTKAPSSLFEYHVRSDEGINLYVDLNSGSSYWTNRLKNEVYVCRHESNQRFQGIHQDLGQRLVASARHDKNLSLWNKLSGCGANDGHVETGSLPSSNLRENGLMEDTPGVDDGSFRSGEVQACSIAVETLGSPEEDQAILLSSRPSSDVQNHMISGTKTCSEDGETTTLNSSVCSFSKNTSNIVNPSVASGSVEMRLSEDVNHCTSASFSPCGNGGVLHLVNPMHKAETEHGGLANSNVPNQETCRKHLASGAEEREGGTNLAKGTNSIETLQFGNSLDKTCLKSDSSDSIEGLHRKRKHNDGEFHSSTEHLSGEVLPRRSTRLVSK, encoded by the exons ATGGGGAATAAGGAAGACGAGGAGTTCTATCGCAAGATCCAAATCCTCTCAAGGAAAGAGCTTCAAGGTTTGTGCAGGATTTATGGTCTGCCTTCAGATACTTCAGTTGATGATTTGGTGAAATTGATGCTCTCTTCCTTAGAG AGAAAAAGTGTGAGCTCGATATCCTCTGGGGATAAATCAAGTGGGACTAAAGAGCTCCCCCTTCCTGCATCTTCAACACCACAACTACAACGTGGAACACAGTTAAAATCTAGGGTGGAAGCTGGAAAAG TTAGCTGTGGGATCATCGTCTCTCGTCCAAGAGAGGAGGATAACAATGAGAAGTATTCCCAAACTGGATGCAAAGAACTGGGGATTTGCATGGTGGCTGAGACTTGTACTAAG GCATCAGGTAAGGAAATTTCTGAAGGCTTTGGTTCTTCAAGAAATACTCTCCAAGAGACATCCCATTCACAAATTGTTACCCTACGTGATGAGAGTGGTTTTAACTCTAAAAAGGATTCCCCAAAAATGAGGTCTGGTAAGAATTGTTTTGATCATGCAAGAGAGGGTGGGGCAGGTGATTTCCCCCCAATTCAACATAGAGACATAAATATTGGTGCATCTTCTGGAGAAAGTGCCTCTGCTTCCTCTACAAAAGCTCCATCCTCTTTGTTTGAGTATCATGTCAGGTCAGATGAGGGGATTAATCTTTATGTTGACTTGAATTCAGGCTCATCATATTGGACCAACAGGTTGAAAAATGAGGTGTATGTTTGTCGACATGAGAGTAATCAAAGGTTTCAAGGTATTCATCAGGATCTTGGGCAGAGACTAGTTGCTAGTGCTAGACATGACAAAAATTTGTCTCTCTGGAATAAACTTTCAGGCTGTGGAGCAAATGATGGCCATGTAGAAACTGGATCTTTGCCAAGttcaaatttgagagaaaatggtCTCATGGAGGATACTCCAGGTGTTGATGATGGGTCATTTAGGTCTGGTGAGGTACAAGCATGTAGCATTGCTGTAGAAACATTGGGGAGTCCGGAGGAAGATCAAGCAATTCTGTTATCATCAAGACCTAGTTCTGATGTACAGAACCATATGATTTCTGGTACTAAAACCTGTTCCGAAGATGGGGAAACAACAACTCTTAATTCAAGCGTTTGTTCTTTTTCCAAG AACACTTCCAATATTGTGAATCCTAGTGTGGCAAGTGGTTCTGTGGAGATGCGGTTATCTGAAGATGTAAATCACTGCACAAGTGCCTCATTTTCTCCTTGTGGAAATGGTGGAGTCCTGCATTTGGTCAATCCAATGCACAAGGCGGAAACCGAACATGGTGGACTTGCCAACTCCAATGTGCCTAATCAGGAAACTTGCAGGAAACATCTAGCTTCAGGGGCTGAAGAACGG GAAGGTGGGACCAATCTTGCCAAAGGAACAAACAGTATAGA AACATTGCAATTTGGCAATTCTTTGGACAAGACTTGTTTGAAGTCTGATAGTTCAGATTCAATTGAAGGACTTCACAGAAAGAGGAAACATAATGATGGTGAATTTCATAGCAGCACAGAGCATCTCTCTGGAGAGGTCCTTCCCAGACGATCCACACGGCTAGTCTCCAAG